Proteins encoded by one window of Aythya fuligula isolate bAytFul2 unplaced genomic scaffold, bAytFul2.pri scaffold_96_arrow_ctg1, whole genome shotgun sequence:
- the ASPDH gene encoding putative L-aspartate dehydrogenase: MAEDAGSPRCRRVGILGYGRLGQFLAGQLLARGPPLGLALAFVWARDGGALEGLPPPLRLRDLSLLPQMAVDLVVEVAHPCVAQEHGEDILAHADFMLGSPTALADPLTEQRLRGAAARGGHTLYVPRGALWGCEDIRRMDDSGTLAALKVTMTKAPQSFRLQGRLRERLVAAVAAGGRQVLYEGPLRPLCPLAPNNVNTMAAAAVAAPSLGFDGVQACLVADPSVPDWHVVEVEVTSVGDEGRALSVTSTRRNPAAPGAVTGTATRHAFWSSLLGGCR, encoded by the exons ATGGCGGAGGACGCGGGGTCCCCCCGGTGCCGCCGTGTGGGGATCCTGGGCTACGGACGGCTGG ggcagtTCCTGGCGGGGCAGTTGCTGGCTCGGGGCCCCCCCCTGGGGCTGGCTCTGGCCTTCGTCTGGGCGCGGGACGGGGGGGCTCTGgaggggctgcccccccccctgcGCCTGCGGGacctcagcctcctgccccaAAT ggcGGTGGACCTGGTGGTGGAGGTGGCACACCCCTGCGTGGCGCAGGAGCACGGCGAGGACATCCTGGCCCACGCCGACTTCATg CTGGGGTCCCCCACGGCGCTGGCCGACCCCCTGACGGAGCAGCGGctgcggggggcggcggcgcgggggggTCACACCCTCTACGTCCCCCGGGGCGCCCTGTGGGGCTGCGAGGACATCCGGCGCATGGATGACAGTGGCACGCTGGCC GCGCTGAAGGTGACGATGACGAAGGCCCCGCAGAGCTTCCGGCTGCAGGGCCGGCTGCGGGAGCGGCTGGTGGCCGCGGTGGCCGCTGGTGGCCGCCAGGTCCTCTACGAGGGTCCCCTGcgtcccctctgtcccctggCCCCCAACAACGTCAACACCATGGCGGCCGCCGCCGTGGCCGCCCCCAGCCTGGGCTTCGACGGCGTCCAGGCCTGCCTGGTGGCCGACCCCag TGTCCCCGACTGGCACgtggtggaggtggaggtgacAAGCGTTGGGGACGAGGGCCGGGCGCTGAGTGTCACCAGCACCCGCCGCAACCCCGCTGCGCCCGGGGCCGTCACCGGCACTGCCACCCGGCACGCCTTCTGGAGCAGCCTCCTGGGTGGGTGCCGT